A single genomic interval of Halomonas sp. GT harbors:
- a CDS encoding aspartate aminotransferase family protein, giving the protein MFGLQNNTTPQAFIDEENASPSVLNQHFWMPFSANRDFRANPRMITGAEGRYYIDDQGRKLFDSLSGLWTCGAGHNREEIQKAVAAQLGTLDFAPGFQIGHPLAFKLAEKVASLTPAGLDHVFFTNSGSEAADTSVKMAKAYWRLKGKPEKTRMIGRAKGYHGVNIGGTSLGGIGGNRKHYGQLMDVTHLPHTLQAGHTFTRGQAETGAELADALLDQIALHDASTIAAVIVEPMSGSAGVIVPPKGYLDRLREICTAHDILLIFDEVITAFGRSGATTGAEAFGVTPDIMNVAKQITNGAIPMGAVIASSEIFDTFMHAGGAQHAIEFPHGYTYSAHPVACAAGLAALEMMERDNFPAQVSAIAPAFEQKLHALKGRNHIVDIRNYGLAGALQLAPRDGDPTIRPRDAHLALWEAGFYVRYGGDTLQFGPPFGSTDAELERLFDAVATTLDSLA; this is encoded by the coding sequence ATGTTTGGCCTACAAAACAACACGACCCCTCAGGCGTTTATTGACGAAGAAAACGCTTCTCCCAGCGTGCTTAATCAGCACTTTTGGATGCCGTTTAGCGCTAACCGTGATTTCCGTGCCAACCCGCGCATGATTACTGGCGCGGAAGGGCGCTATTACATCGATGACCAGGGCCGTAAGCTGTTTGATTCACTCTCTGGCTTATGGACCTGCGGCGCGGGCCACAATCGTGAAGAGATCCAGAAAGCGGTGGCGGCGCAGTTGGGTACCCTCGACTTTGCGCCAGGCTTTCAAATTGGTCATCCGCTGGCGTTTAAGTTGGCGGAAAAAGTGGCGAGCCTTACACCTGCTGGCTTGGATCATGTGTTTTTCACTAACTCTGGTTCAGAAGCCGCTGATACCTCTGTCAAAATGGCCAAGGCCTACTGGCGGCTAAAAGGTAAGCCCGAGAAGACACGCATGATTGGCCGTGCCAAGGGCTATCACGGGGTGAACATTGGTGGCACCAGCCTGGGTGGTATCGGTGGCAATCGTAAACACTACGGCCAATTGATGGACGTAACGCATCTGCCGCACACGCTGCAGGCAGGTCACACCTTCACCCGTGGTCAAGCCGAAACCGGCGCTGAACTTGCTGATGCGCTGCTTGATCAAATCGCCCTGCACGATGCATCCACCATTGCGGCGGTGATCGTTGAGCCGATGTCTGGCTCTGCTGGGGTGATTGTGCCGCCCAAAGGCTATCTGGATCGGCTGCGCGAAATCTGTACCGCCCACGATATTTTGCTGATATTCGATGAGGTAATCACTGCTTTTGGTCGCAGTGGCGCAACCACCGGCGCAGAAGCGTTTGGTGTTACGCCGGATATCATGAACGTTGCCAAGCAGATCACCAACGGCGCTATTCCTATGGGCGCGGTGATTGCTTCCAGTGAAATTTTCGACACTTTTATGCACGCTGGCGGCGCCCAACACGCTATTGAGTTTCCTCACGGTTACACCTACAGCGCCCACCCTGTCGCTTGTGCGGCTGGCTTAGCGGCACTCGAAATGATGGAGCGTGACAACTTCCCCGCTCAGGTAAGTGCTATCGCGCCCGCTTTTGAGCAAAAGCTGCACGCTCTAAAAGGCCGCAATCACATTGTTGATATTCGTAACTATGGCTTAGCGGGTGCACTTCAATTGGCGCCCCGAGATGGCGACCCCACCATTCGCCCTAGGGATGCCCATTTAGCCTTGTGGGAAGCTGGGTTTTACGTGCGCTATGGCGGCGACACGCTGCAGTTCGGCCCTCCGTTTGGCTCCACAGACGCTGAGTTAGAGCGGCTGTTTGATGCCGTTGCCACCACCCTGGATTCGTTGGCATAA